In Mytilus edulis chromosome 6, xbMytEdul2.2, whole genome shotgun sequence, the following proteins share a genomic window:
- the LOC139527563 gene encoding uncharacterized protein: MHFSILILLLLCLTHFHGNDGLLQNKTFTKPMIPVPLLNNLNAPLVAQLDVNAINIELKAYIQQEITNGVKIAMEEMAASIVNKKINEATLKLRESIQEKFIQAKSEIQDNIGTTYTQWGRTSCTADDTETFYSGFVGGSSYTKSGSAVDTLCLINDPQWGIYDSKVNDLPFIGGALFDVYDINVLNSPFDFDKYENHGVPCSVCMKKKKASTIMIPARKDCYGNWVKEYDGYLYAGHPNHKAATEYICLDKTPEALDKSTNYTDKMLLYPVRVNCNGAISCPPYVNGREVTCVVCSR, translated from the exons atgcatttttcaattttaattttattacttttgtGTTTGACTCACTTTCATGGAAATGACGGATTATTGCAGAACAAAACTTTTACAAAGCCAATGATACCAGTGCCATTACTAAACAATTTAAATGCGCCGTTGGTAGCCCAATTAGATGTCAATGCAATAAACATAGAGCTGAAAGCTTATATACAACAGGAGATAACAAATGGTGTTAAAATTGCAATGGAAGAAATGGCTGCTAGCATTGTCAACAAGAAAATAAACGAGGCTACTTTAAAATTGAGAGAAAGTATCCAAGAAAAGTTTATTCAGGCCAAAAGTGAAATTCAAG ACAACATTGGTACAACGTACACTCAATGGGGAAGAACCAGCTGCACCGCAGACGACACTGAAACATTTTATTCAG GATTTGTTGGAGGTTCATCTTACACCAAGTCCGGATCAGCTGTCGACACACTTTGTCTAATAAATGATCCACAATGGGGGATTTACGATTCAAAAGTTAACGACCTTCCTTTTATCGGTGGGGCACTGTTTGATGTTTATGATATAAATGTTCTAAATTCACCATTTGACTTCGATAAGTATGAAAACCATGGAGTTCCTTGTTCAGTCTGCATGAAGAAAAAGAAAGCTTCGACGATTATGATCCCTGCAAGAAAAGATTGTTATGGAAACTGGGTAAAGGAATACGATGGATATCTATATGCTGGTCATCCTAATCATAAAGCAGCAACTGAATATATATGTCTAGACAAAACACCAGAGGCGCTAGATAAATCAACAAACTATACTGATAAAATGCTGCTGTATCCAGTTAGGGTAAATTGCAATGGCGCAATCTCATGTCCACCGTATGTAAATGGAAGAGAGGTTACATGTGTTGTCTGTTCTCGTTAG